TGTACGTCTTTTTCAAGCACCTCAGCTATGGTCTTAGGTGGAATATAATTGCCCCTGCGCACTGAGACGTCGGTGATAAATACGAAGATAACAAGATAAgggttacaatttttttttattatctatGAGCGCTGGAGGCCAACGCCCCGCGACACTTGGACAAAATACGTTTTGTCGACCTCGATACGACCCGATATGAGAACGAGAGCTTGGACAATGAAAAGGGGTAGGGGAAGACCAAATTTCCGCTATCTGTTAGACAATCGGCATTTACCCAGGACGTTCCTCCTCTCCACACTCTGCCTCCACTGGAGAGAACAGGCGCACCTGCGCCCTTCGGCGCAAGTGGTCACTGCGGTTCATTGATATTCTACGGCAATTCTTGCGAAGCGCAGCTTCCGATTCAGCCGAGGGGTGACGCTGTACTCAACTCTGTGGAGTCGAAGAAAGACAGCGGAATTTTGGGCTTGTTGGTCCAGGATCACCATCTTGCATAGCGCAGAGGAAACGACCTTAATTTAAAGAGACCGACAAGACATGCGGAGCgctctgtgtgtcacgttctcctttttttgtgtgGTTATTCCCTTGTGCGCTATGCAAATCCAAGGAGGAAAGAGCTTCGACCTCCGCATCGTTGGAGAATACGTGAATCAGGCACAGCCCCACATTCTCAAAGTTTGTCGATGGAGATGAGCCCTGCCACCAGCGTCATGTCCTGATCAAGAGCTTTTCAAGTTGCGCTAGGAGACATGTCGGCCTTGTTTTGTTAGAATGGCAGAGTATACATTCACAAGTATCCATCAAGGGGCGGCTTCGACTGACAGTAATGAGAGAGTAAACGCTTCCATAGCGTACATAATAAGTCCTCGGTAGGTTGGTGGCGCATCAGTATAGAGAAGAACAAGAATGACGTCGACTAAAAATTGGCACATGGCTGCCGGACGGTGTAATCATGCATTTATGATAGCTAAAGGAATGGAAGCTTAAACATATACAGTTGCGTAAAGAACTTACGCAGTATGGTGTAGAGTGTGGTGGCCCGTTGCACTGCTCCATTTCCCAGcgcaatcatcatcattatttagCTTTGCACTTGTTGGCTGACAATAGGTGGCGAAGTGTCCCCAGATATGAAGAAGGTCCCTTTCAGTGTGATGACTTCTATTAGCATTCTCAACTGCGGCCGTATAGTGCATCTCACATCCTAGATCAGCGGGAGCACTTTCACatagtgttttccttttttccccagTGTGAGAAGTTCCTGCAAACATTGCGGGAACCACGCGTACGCAACAAGGGGCCAAAAACGTACAAATTACTCAAAAAGTAAGTTACTAGGAGCCACGGAGgaagacatttaggaggtgaaactcccgtcagcgcgagcgagcgcgggcgaccagataagttCGCAATTGTATGCGCCCATGGGGCCGTATGCAGTGGCGGCGCCATACGGCGCGTCGTAGAAtcttcagcgaaaaaaaaatgcagcgcccgGGTAGGCGGCTCCGGCGCGCTCTCCGGCCACTTCCTCCGTGCCCTcaatagaagtcaggcgcgcgcggccgaacgcgagcaacacgctcgaccggttgccctggcaaccgaaacggcggtaatttgtTTCCAGGCCGCCAGGCGTCGCCAGCATGATATTGGCTCAGCaagcttgtgaccttttctggtcgccgcaaacatcggagtttccactcctaaatgtttcttgctccgtgctAGGAACCCAGCAGAAATGCAACTATGTGGAGTAATAATAATTTCTCGAGTTTAAGGATACTTGAGTATAATAATACTAAGACAAAAAATGTTACTTGCTTATAAGTTACTTACCCCTTAGAGGAGAATCGTCAAGCCCATTGTCAGCAAAATGGCACAGTCGCCCTCAAAACGCTCTTTTGAAATTCGAATAGTGTAGATTCATCCTATATTTTTCACTAACAAGCCGTTACTGCAAAACGGGCAAAAGAAGTGGTAGCTAACTTTTATGGGTGCAGACAGATATTGAAGATTTCGAAGTTGTTGCTGTAAAATTAAGTGGAAGCCCCCAAAGGGGAGGTAGGAGAGACATTGGTCTCCGGTTCCATCACCAAGGACTTGCACAAATTTTCTTAAATGCAAACCTTTGTATATGAGCCTCCTTTTGCTTCTTTGTGCTTCCAGTTAGATGTATGACTAGTTTCCCTCTCACAATTTGTCGCTGCAGTTGTACCGATGTTATTGAGGGTTTATATATCTAAGCTTCGACAAATTTTCTTGTAGAAAATGTCTTTCCTGTTGAAGGTAGTTAGGCAAAGCTCGGAATCTACGGCCAAAATTTTCAGCTACTGTGCACAATTAGATCATTCCTGTGTCTTCGTGCTCATTCTTGGTGAGCAATATTGACCCATCCTCGAGACAGTAAATTATGATGCCGTTAACGGCATCTTGCGaatggtggttttcgcacgtaaaactccagaatttgaTTAAAATTTCTGGCAGCGTTTTGGCTGTTGTGTTGAAGCAATCTTTCTCTGTGTCTGTTCTTTACAAAATTGAAGGGAGTGGTCGTCAGGCTTGCACCTATTCGTGAGCATTTTCGTTGTGAGCTCTTGAACAGCGCGATGCAGTAGGGTGTTGCTGGATTACTTGGACCAACGCCGCAGCACCGAGCCTAACGGCGCGCAGAAGCTCATGGAAAGTTATAAACAAAATGGCTCAATTAAGAAAGCGGGTTACAATCAAAGTAAATTACATCAATCAGGATTTAAGGCATCGCCGCATGGTATCAGCGATTGGCTGCGTAATCGAAGTTTTTGAACGTTGAGGCCCAAAGGCGATAACTCAAGTTTTTAGGAACCTACTTCATTTAACAATCTTACGCAAGTACCCCAGGAATAATGGTCACGTTCTACCTTGAAAAATATATTACTATGCCCATGTTGCACCGTCTTAATCTAGTACGTGAAATTTTATACATTACAACATATATGCGATATGTATTATGCGTTACAATTATGTATATGTTTGGGCAATCGAAGCTAGTGGCAATAATGTCACATTATACGATAACACTATTATTAagtgatatatacatatatatatatatatatatatatatatatatatatatatatatatatatatatatatatatatatatttactccAGCAACGTGAACTACCAGTTCTCCCTTTGCACTAGTTGTGCGGTTACGCTAGTTGTGCAGTAGTATCACCTAAAATATATAGTGTAGCAGAACAGGCGCATGATTTCGCAATTGAGAGAAATACTAATAATTATGGTAGGAGATTAGTAAGTGTTAGAAATAGCGCACCCATGGCAAGTGTCCTTTGGTAGAAGCGCCGCATTTACTTgcttgcgtctttttttttttttcttttcttgcaatttTAATATTTTACTGAAGCCGCTTCGCGTAACCAAAATCCCTATCTTCATGGTACGCCATTTGCGTTCTCGTGTACTGTTTTTACGTTCTTTGTGAGCACCACGGTTTCCGTCCCGTAGCTCTCTAAAGCTCCCTTACCCTGTGTGCcattctgctttctttttacaGCCGGCGGTTGGCGACCTGTAATTTTGGGTGCGCAATGCCTGGAACTCTCTGAACTTGTTTACGCGCTCACTATATTTGCCAAAAGCTGCTGCAAATTGTAACGTTAAATACGCATACAACGCCGTGACTTTGCAATCCGACATTTAAATTCATTCCTGCGAGCCTCACGTGGACCATCTTAACACTCGTTTTTCACAGATTAAGCCTTAAATGACACGTATTGGGTTGATGGGGCATGGTTTTTAGTGGTTCAAGGGTTAACGATTCTGCCAGAAGGAACCAGAACAATATTCTAGAAGCTGCGAGATGATGAAATGAAACTTCATGGATGTACATGGGCCTAAAATTACCGGTAGCAAGAACGCCTACAAAACGTGTGTTATCCCAGTAAACAAAAATCGCCCAAACCATTTGTATATTTCCAATTGTGTTTTGGTACACCCATCGTAAAAATTCTACAGGTCCAATTCGACCCGATTGGTCTCTGAATTAGACTCGTTGAGGCCagcatgaaaaataaagcagaggAAAAAAAGACTTTGGACACTTGCCCTGCCATGGCACCGGTACACTAGAAAACCATATTGAGGAGCATATTGAACCATATTGAACAAACTATGGCAGTTTTCTTGACTGAACTAACCTAAACTCACCACTTTACTACTATGAGCTATAAGTGTCAGGTTCTATATATGTAAGCAGTATTTGGTAAACAGTCGAAAAGTACATTCTCAAGAGCTATACCATAACCAGCACCGTTCGCAACTGTTTCATGGCTCCCCACCACAGTTCTAGTCGAGCATGTGGAGCATGAGCTTCGAAGCGCCGGCCTACTTACGTCTAACTCTCCGCTAGAGTAACTCTACCTCCGCATCGAGAAATCTGAGGGCTAACCATCTAACCTCCTTGCGTCACCCGCGAACTCCGTTGACATGAAACTCCCTGATGGAGATTTACGGCAATGGAGTTCCGGCCGTGCTACACGGCACATTGGGAGCATTCGACGGGAGCCGCATTGGACAGAAACGGCGCTGCTGCGCTCCTTCCGCGTGCAACTGCACACATATACATCGCCGTTAaatgtagtgtttttttttaacgtagCATGTAATCTAATAGAATCACAGCGACAGAATTTGCTGTATTTTACCGCAAGACTTGTTGCCCAACCATAGGGAAGTTGAAAGCGACGTTGGCCACACTGCGCTCTTGCTTTCGCGCGTGGGTAGCGTGAGTCACGTGGTTCGACCGTTGCGCTTTGAGTTGTGATTCTCTGCTGTGTAATCGTGCGCGTGCGCGAGGTGAGTTCAACTGCTTCCAGATCAATGACGAAGCGGATAAAGAAACGAAAATGGCGGAACGACATTTCCCGACGCGGCACGGCGAAGCATTGGTGCAGACGGTACGGGCGTAATGTCCTTAAAAATGAATTAAAAACTCCCTTTACGTGGCGTGTAAACcaaggcaaaaaaataataatactgctagaatttgtaagtgAGCCAGTTACGGCGATTTTGCAAGCGTGATTTTCTTCGCAGCTTTAGCTTTCTGGGAACGAGAGTACTGCATCCAGCCGTAGTGGTCCCTGCCGAACTACCTTCGCCAAAATCTAAATTCAACTTCCTTGGCGCAAAGGAGACcgtgtgaggaggaggaggaggaaaaaactttattcttgtcctgtacaaggtgttgccacctgcctggctagtcccatgttgggaccgggaggtcaagcctcctagccctatcacgggcgtactggacagacAGGagttgagggatatgatctggaggtctgatcattcctaaaaaccgattccggaaAAGACCGTGTGACATGGAGCGCAGTTGCCTTGACGGAAAGATGAAGGAATTAAATGTAGTTCGCGGGCGCCCGTGTTAACAGGGGTTAATGTACATGGCTCCCGCTCCTGCAAGGTGCCATATAGGTTGTCCCAgccaactttagccagagtttaaaattaCGCGAATGCCACatggctggacagaaccaaggtaatgttgtttgccgtcgcctggagatACCCATTTATTTCATACTGAAATATTCTAAatacactgactgaaaaaaagcggcaagcaggaagttGACATATGTTTTGtcgtctgcgtttcgcaagacctactgatggaaaaTTATATGCACAAAAACAGACACGAGAGATACATACTgctagaaaaacaagaaaagtacTTGTTatccaaagggaaccgtacacacgaacatagtagaatgaaagcctGAATGCACGCGCAATCACCAAGTGgcattaaaaaatgaaataaagaaaagaaagaaaggcgtttAATCCGAAGgtataaatacatgtcatatgcaATTATAAACGCTGTTTGAGCCGTGTGAACGCATATACCAGCGCGCGTagtagtacgaatgacccttgcgacaagtatcgccagcagtttccaacggcgcgacttTGATGCGACCCGATACgcttcgatcgcagcgccaccAGAGTATTTTTCGTCATCGtgcgcctcactgcaaagcatgcgccgcccaACCGCTTGCTCCACTCAACTGTATCCTAGTACATTCTAGCTTTGCTTTTACCTCGTGCCTAGGGCGAATTCAAACAAGACTCTGTTTGATAAGGGGAGCGGGTTCAGCGCGGGCTCTCCGCTCAGACTTTTTGTACAAAAGTTGGTGGCGCCCCCGTCGCCTTTACCAAACGAGCGGCCCCGTTCGTCGGCCGGACGCTTGTCGCGTCGGACACCCAGCGCAGCTGCATTGAGCTTTGACGGGCGTTTCACTCTGTTGATACTCCGTGGCAGACACACAGTTTTATTCCCCACCAATCTGTAATACATACAAGGGTGGAATAGCGATGCAAACCACGCAACAACGACGGTGTGTCGAGTCGACGACAGCTACGCAGCCCGTGAGCTCGCCTCAGTCAGTGGGCGTTGACGAAACAGCTGGAACTTCAGGATAAAGGCGATGCCAGCGGCGCAATTTCAGTGCTTTCTGCATCACCCTCGGCGCTTGCCAACAACGGTACTAGATGCTTGCGAAGGCGTCTGCTGGATCCACTTCTCTCTAAACCATCGTCGAGGATTCCGAGACCGTGGCGACATCTAGTGTCTGTAACCGTAACCGTGAATGCCAGGGTTTCGGACAAGCCTACTTGGCGGCGCAAGGTGCAGGCCATACGCCAATTCGCGTGGGTACTCGACGGAAATAGCGAGAAAACTGAGTATTTCCTTAATTGTCTGTTCCCAGCGTTACAAGGCTTGTTAAATCATTAGAGCGCACATTATGTATCTGCTCACACAGTTAAGGCCTAACCAAGCACTGCTTATGCACAGGCACTGCTAGCGACGTCCAATCACTGCTATGAACTCGCGCGGATCGTCTACTACGATTTCGTTTTTAATCAAGTGGATATCCGTTTTCAAACGATCATTTTACCGCATTAAGCGCACGGaatatttctttttaatgtttgtGACGAGCAATATTCTCAATCTGCAACCAAgctaaatgaataaaaagaatttATCACTGCTATGATGAAAGTGTACGAAGACATGCAATTGTTTTCATCTGTGGGATCTACTGGGGCACCCCATCCAGTAGATTAAAATGTCCAACGAAGCAACATACTACACAGCTTTCAGCAAAAGCTCTTACATGGGAGCACAGCCTGTAAAAGCGCTGCGTCGCAATTCAATTCTTTAAGCAGAAGCTCATCAGCAGTCGCCTTTAGCCAACTCAGATCAATCGCTCCACATtatattgttttattttgttatatTTAAAACATACTTTGCGTAATAACTTGTATACGATGCTGCGCCTTTAAGATgattgaatttaaaagaaaatagaGTAATCGGCCACAGTGAAAGAAGCCGATGGCAAGCCAACTGAATCCCAATCCAGGTTTTTCTAGAACACGTCGTCGGATATCGTGCCGTGCCTTCGCGCAAGCATCTGTGTCACTCCAGCCGGTGTATACATCCTGTCATTCGTGTTATCAACCTGCGCCGTTGTTTGTCGGCGCTCGTTTACGCGAAGGGGGCCGATCCGCACCGATTCCTGCGCGTCTGGGCCAACGGTAGGTTTCGATCGCCGCTGTCAACACCGCCAGTTTGCGTCGAAATCCGGGCTTTGCGAGTAATGGCTACGGGTCAGCGCCCAGCGCGCTACACTCTAAGTGGCTTTTCGCCCGAGTACGACTGGAGGCCAACCGAGTTTGAAGATCCCGTCGACGTCGACAGGTACTGCGCGTTGTGTCTGGTGTTGCCGAGGGGAACGGCGCAGTTGGGTTGTTCTCACGTGCTTTGCGAGCCGTGCTACATGGCGTCGCTCGAAAACGGCCAGCGCTGCCCGATCGACGACGCAGCCTATGCCGAAGGCGAGGTGAAGTGGCTCTCTACACGGCCGCAGGAACTGGAAAGCATGCGGGTCAAGTGCTGGAACGCGAAGCACGGCTGTCCTTTCGTGGGGACACTGAGCGATCTCCCGGCTCACTACTGCCAGAAGTGTCGATTCCACACCATCTCCTGCGATCGCTGCCTCGCCGAAGTACCAAGGTCCAGCGCGCGCGAGCACCGAAACATTTGCGCCAGCCACGACCACGGGCTGGAATCTCAAGAAGGCGGCGGAGTGACGGCGTCCGACGTTGTGAAGCCGGCCGGCGACTCGGAAAAACTTCGCGGACTCTCTCTCACCGAGGTCGCCGACTTCCAGTATAGCCTCGAGACCAAACTCAACTCGCTCGTCGAGCACATCCATGGCAGGGAAGCCACAGGCGTCTCCAACTCAGAATTAGTCACCGCTGCAGTCAGTCTCCTGCGTTCCGTCGGTCTGCTATCCCTCTCGGCAACGTGGCGACCGCAGGGACTAGCCGTGGTGGTCAGCAGGGTTCGCTACTTCACCAGACAGGTTCCGGAGTATGCGGAGGAGGTTTACAGCGCGCCGTCGAACGTCTGTGGCTACTCCTTGAGGCTCGGGGTCCGCTGCGAGCGCAAGCTGGTGTCCCCGACAAAATCCTCCAGTGACGAGGACAATAAGGAGGACCTTGTCCTGAGGTTCAAGGTCCAGCTCTGCCCAGCTGCCAACAACTCGGCGTTGCAATGGCCCTTTCGCAAGTCTCTGACGTTCTCGGTTATTCATCCGCAAGATTCTACCAAGGAGGTCCGCTTCTTCCACAACACATCCATGATGGCAAGCGAGCCTTCTTTCCAGATGCCTCGTTGTGCGGAAAACCCTCCTTTCACTGTTGGTGGCCCACTTCATGTTAGTGCGCTAGCTGGTTGCCAGTACTGGAGCTATGGTACCCTGCAACTGAGGCTCAGTATGTCTCTCTCATCTGGTGGGCAACATGAAGAAAGCAATGACTGAGACAGGTTCCAGCAGCAAGATGCTTGGTTGGCTAAGTATGAGAGGCCTGCTCTTTCCTTTTTATGTCACTTAGGCAGTGGACATCACATTTATCCGTGTAAAGCAGAGCAAGTGATGACAGTGAAAGAAAAGATACTGGCATGACTAGACAGATGCTGGTCTTGCAAAGTGTGTTTATTTcctgtcatttcttttttatttattttcttgctgTGATGAATCAATTCACTCTGGTACAAATCTTGTTAGTCTGGAATGTACCAACATGGGTCATCATTACGAATTTCTGTTCTTATGATATCCAGATGCAGGAACGTGAGTTCAGTTTGGAAGTTTCCTTGTTGTTACAAGTTGCTACAGTCATTCTTTTACCCAAAGAATCTCAGGGTGCCCCAAACAGCTTTTCTGCAGAACAATTTGGTTAAATTTATCTTCTGTTATGGCCACTGTCGCCACGATGACTACTTACAATTAACTACTACGATGACTACTACGATTAACTACTTATAAGGCCACCATTCAGTTCATTGAACTGGGATTTGCATAAAAGTGAAGATGCAGAGTTTAATTGCTACCAAAGGAAAAACGTTCACTTATTGTAGGTTGTGTGCACTCTCGTAGGTAAATTGTTCAAAAAACTTTatttaaatgaaaaataaagaagatcCTGTCTTAGCACTTGCGTGTATCGAACGCTCAACCAGCACAGCTAGCAGAGTTGACCTTTAAGCCAGCATGTGGTGCTTGCACTATAGCTTAAACCATTAACAGACACTCCATTGCACGGAGAATGTTGTTTTGGACGCCAAGGCTATGTAATTTTAACTGAATTTACACAACAGCTAGTACATCCAATCTAGTTTGCAACTTCACAAAGCATCAATATAAACAAACATTCAGTTGCGAGGAGGAACCAGTTTTATAGAGTGAGGGTGTGTCACTTTAAAGCCCACAAAAGTTATTCGGCTCCAGTGTGCACTCTTCATGACTTGGGTCATTCGTGAGCAATTTGTTACATGGAGGCAATTTCTTACAGCAGTATGATGAATGCAGAATTAAAATTATGGATTGAAGGCAATAAGAGTGCTTTCAAACCATGTAGGGACATTCTAATCATACATTTCAAAGACATTTAAGCCTTGAGGAAGCTGATTTTATGTTCCCATGACTGTTAAAGTAATATTACAAAAGCAAAGAGCTCAAAGGAGCAGGAAAGGTTTTATTACTTGAAGCATAAAGGAATGCACTATTGCTTCAaggattcctttttttttgtgcagcggAACCATGTCACTGCTTTTCTTTCAGTCTTAGCTGCAACATTTCCATGACTTGGACCATAAATCTACATTCCATTGTATGGAGAATGACATGTTGTGCAGCAACACTCTGATAACCAAACTAATGACTGAGTCGATGCTAAAAGTTGTTTTAAGACCAGCCTATGACATTCCCTTTTTTCTGGAATTGGAATTCTTTTGAGAGTAGGATGCCTTTTGCACCTGTGCAATGACGGTTCATACGAAACCACAAAATCGCAGTGCTGGGCTTTTTCGGATGAGCTTGCTACATTTTCCTTGTCTTGGACCAATAACACATATTTCAGCATGCTGAAATGCTGGGCAAATTAGTATTCATTTATAGTGGGAGGGCAAAAAGAAACACTGCCACAAAGATGACAGAAACATGTTGCCATACATACTGTGTTTCCTCCTGCATTCTGACTATATGCAGATATCTTCTTGGACAATAATTTGGGATCAGTAAGCTTAAGCACAATGGCTTCATAGGCTTAAGTTGCAGTATTTCATGTACATGTTTAGTGTTATATTTGCTGAGACATCATTAAATTTATGCTGTTGTCTTAATGTTTGTATAGTATGTTGGTTGCAAGAGTGACAGCTTCAGTCATGACTTACTCAGCATTAAGCAATATCCTAATACTAAATAAGTGTTAATGGTTTCTCGGATAATGACTGTATAGGTTGATTTAATGTATGGTCTTGGTGTACCAAATCATAAATTTAGCCATGATTGACAAATTTGGTTGCGAACCCATACAACTCTTTAATGAGAACAGTATGCAGCCTTTATATTATTAGCACCCCAACTTTTCAGTGATTAAGGCACAACCTCCAATGAAATGCCCCTGAAGAGTATAACAGAATGAGTGACTTATGAATTCCACTTAGGCACAGTAATAACTGTGGAATTAGACATAGAATTCACAATCTATAAAACGTGTAGCATTTATCATAGCCTAAGATGTATGGAATAAGTCTCATAATAGAAGATGTCAACAAGAACTGTGTTAAATGTAGTAGGTTTGGTCCTTATTTAACCTTTTGTAATAGGATGGGCTCCCTTTCTGTGATTTTATATGGCTGCAGGTAGGTTTTGTTCTGCACGAGCTATAAGCACATTTTgctcaatttttgtttctttctgacGTGTAGCGTTGCACCATCACTGTCCTTTAAAAAGTTTGATCTTATTTGCTATGACCATGCTTTAACATGCCTGTATTATGGGTTTTCTGTGAGCCGCTTTCATACGATAACCGAAGGGATTAACAGTGCCTGAACAAGGAAGGTCTTGGTATTGAGCCAACATTTGAAGGAGAAGCCATTTATTTGTTGCTGCTTCCCTTATTGAGCTACTTTAATCGCTTCGCCATTTTCCTGTGCCTCTGACTTTCACTACCATGACCGAGGCAATTACTGTTATATAATTTCCTAGTGTCCTCGGACTTACCCAAGCATGTCATACAAATTGTGGCTGTCTTGGCAACCACAATGTATATGTGTATAGCACTCTTTTTTCGTAGTAGGTTAGTAGACTTCTGCATGCTTACAATGTGCATTTAGATTGCTAATGAGACAGTATACTTCCAACTTTGCCTTTATTGAAGAACCTCGTGATAATAGATACTTAGTAAGTATACCATGTCAACATGCCTGGCATTTATATAGTTCCTAATATAGGCGTACACCCTGTAGCAAGCTATCACACATGCATCTAGGATTGCCTTATTTAGTGCATAATATATGTGCTAGTCCCATATCTTGGTTTGTTGCAGGCTCCTCGTCATTTCTGTTGAAGCGAATAAACGCCTATCATTTCTTTAAAttgtttttgttatttctttgatGTATTATTTCTATAAATGCCACTGAATGATGGAGAAGATCATGGTTGCGTAATGTCAAAATACAGCACACTATATGAGGAAATAGCATGGCTAGTTCCTCTTTGCACATCTCGAGTGCAAACATCTTGAAGGAAGTCGCTCGGAGTTGTGTCCTAATGTTTCTTTTATGCTTCTGAACACTGTCAATGACGTT
The nucleotide sequence above comes from Dermacentor andersoni chromosome 10, qqDerAnde1_hic_scaffold, whole genome shotgun sequence. Encoded proteins:
- the LOC126544665 gene encoding uncharacterized protein — encoded protein: MATGQRPARYTLSGFSPEYDWRPTEFEDPVDVDRYCALCLVLPRGTAQLGCSHVLCEPCYMASLENGQRCPIDDAAYAEGEVKWLSTRPQELESMRVKCWNAKHGCPFVGTLSDLPAHYCQKCRFHTISCDRCLAEVPRSSAREHRNICASHDHGLESQEGGGVTASDVVKPAGDSEKLRGLSLTEVADFQYSLETKLNSLVEHIHGREATGVSNSELVTAAVSLLRSVGLLSLSATWRPQGLAVVVSRVRYFTRQVPEYAEEVYSAPSNVCGYSLRLGVRCERKLVSPTKSSSDEDNKEDLVLRFKVQLCPAANNSALQWPFRKSLTFSVIHPQDSTKEVRFFHNTSMMASEPSFQMPRCAENPPFTVGGPLHVSALAGCQYWSYGTLQLRLSMSLSSGGQHEESND